Proteins encoded by one window of Homoserinimonas aerilata:
- the rplO gene encoding 50S ribosomal protein L15 has protein sequence MAEEKKPAAKAPAKAAAKAPAKAAAEKKAPAKAAADKAPAKAAAAKAPAKAAAAKAPAKTAAEKAPASKASAATKAEAPAKAPAKAPAKKAAPKDETESRPQVLKMHHLRPAPGSKTAKTRVGRGEGSKGKTAGRGTKGTKARYQVRVGLEGGNLNSIMRAPKLRGFKNPFRVEYQVVNLEKLAELYPKGGDVTTSDLVAKGAVRKNEKVKVLGQGEVGVKLNVAVDKVSGSAEAKIVAAGGSVK, from the coding sequence ATGGCTGAAGAGAAGAAGCCGGCCGCTAAGGCTCCGGCAAAGGCCGCAGCCAAGGCACCCGCCAAGGCTGCTGCTGAGAAGAAGGCGCCTGCGAAGGCTGCCGCAGACAAGGCTCCCGCCAAGGCTGCTGCTGCCAAGGCTCCGGCCAAGGCTGCTGCCGCCAAGGCACCCGCCAAGACCGCTGCCGAGAAGGCCCCGGCCTCCAAGGCGAGCGCGGCCACCAAGGCTGAGGCACCTGCGAAGGCTCCGGCCAAGGCCCCCGCGAAGAAGGCAGCCCCGAAGGACGAGACCGAGTCGCGTCCCCAGGTGCTGAAGATGCACCACCTCCGTCCGGCCCCCGGCTCGAAGACCGCCAAGACCCGCGTTGGTCGTGGTGAGGGCTCCAAGGGTAAGACGGCCGGTCGCGGTACCAAGGGAACGAAGGCTCGTTACCAGGTGCGCGTCGGGCTCGAGGGTGGAAACCTGAACAGCATCATGCGTGCTCCGAAGCTGCGCGGGTTCAAGAACCCGTTCCGCGTCGAGTATCAGGTCGTCAACCTCGAGAAGCTCGCTGAGCTGTACCCCAAGGGCGGCGATGTCACCACGAGCGACCTCGTGGCAAAGGGTGCGGTCCGCAAGAACGAGAAGGTCAAGGTTCTTGGCCAGGGTGAAGTTGGCGTTAAGCTGAACGTTGCAGTGGACAAGGTCTCCGGCTCGGCAGAGGCGAAGATCGTCGCAGCGGGCGGCTCCGTCAAGTAG
- the rpsE gene encoding 30S ribosomal protein S5, with translation MAEVAETPVETAASSEPTRNEPREARRGGRERNPNQQRGSRDSDKSQFLERVVTINRVSKVVKGGRRFSFTALVVVGDGNGLVGVGYGKAREVPTAISKGVEEAKKNFFRVPRVGKTIPHPVQGESAAGVVLLRPAAAGTGVIAGGPVRAVLECAGIHDVLSKSLGSSNTINIVRATVTALKELEEPAAVAARRGLSIEDVVPEQILRIQAATAKAEATKAGV, from the coding sequence GTGGCTGAAGTAGCCGAGACGCCCGTGGAGACTGCCGCATCGTCGGAGCCCACCCGTAACGAGCCTCGTGAGGCTCGCCGCGGTGGTCGCGAGCGCAACCCCAACCAGCAGCGCGGAAGCCGTGACTCAGACAAGAGCCAGTTCCTGGAGCGCGTCGTCACCATCAACCGCGTCTCGAAGGTCGTGAAGGGTGGTCGTCGCTTCAGCTTCACCGCTCTCGTGGTCGTCGGCGACGGCAACGGTCTGGTCGGCGTCGGCTACGGCAAGGCACGCGAGGTGCCCACCGCGATCAGCAAGGGTGTCGAGGAGGCGAAGAAGAACTTCTTCCGCGTCCCCCGCGTCGGCAAGACCATCCCGCACCCCGTGCAGGGCGAGTCCGCCGCCGGTGTCGTGCTGCTCCGTCCGGCCGCCGCAGGTACCGGTGTTATCGCCGGTGGTCCGGTGCGCGCCGTGCTCGAGTGTGCAGGCATCCATGACGTCCTGAGCAAGTCGCTCGGCTCGTCGAACACGATCAACATCGTCCGTGCGACTGTGACGGCACTGAAGGAGCTCGAGGAGCCCGCCGCAGTTGCTGCGCGTCGTGGCCTCTCGATCGAAGACGTCGTGCCCGAGCAGATCCTGCGGATCCAGGCCGCCACGGCCAAGGCCGAGGCAACGAAGGCAGGTGTCTGA
- the rpmD gene encoding 50S ribosomal protein L30, with product MARLKVTQIKSKISEKQNQRDTLRSLGLKRINDSVVREDNAQNRGYVRTVAHLVKVEEID from the coding sequence ATGGCTCGCCTGAAGGTAACCCAGATCAAGTCCAAAATCAGTGAGAAGCAGAACCAGCGTGACACGCTGCGCAGCTTGGGCCTCAAGCGCATCAACGACTCCGTCGTGCGCGAGGACAATGCGCAGAACCGCGGCTACGTCCGTACCGTCGCCCACCTGGTGAAGGTCGAGGAGATTGACTAA
- the secY gene encoding preprotein translocase subunit SecY, whose translation MFRAIARIFRTPDLRRKIGFTLGIVAIFRLGSFIPSPFVDYANVQSCLSSQSGPTGLYELVNLFSGGALLQLSVFALGIMPYITASIIVQLLRVVIPHFDTLYKEGQSGQAKLTQYTRYLTIGLGVLQSTTLVTVARSGTLFGSNGSADCSALITNDAWYAILLMVITMTAGTGLIMWMGELITERGIGNGMSLLIFISIAATFPTALWSIAVARSFEIFLLVLAVGLVIMTAVVFVEQSQRRVPVQYAKRMVGRRTYGGNNTYIPIKVNMAGVIPVIFASSLLYLPALIAQFNQPANGDLPAPWVQWVQDNLTSGDNPLYMAVYFVLIIGFTYFYVAITFNPEEVADNMKKYGGFIPGIRAGRPTAEYLDYVLTRVTLPGSLYLGIVALIPLIALATVGANQNFPFGGASILIIVGVGLETVKQIDSQLQQRHYEGLLR comes from the coding sequence GTGTTCAGAGCTATCGCGCGGATTTTTCGCACGCCCGATCTGCGGAGGAAGATAGGCTTCACGCTCGGTATCGTGGCGATCTTCCGTCTCGGCTCGTTCATCCCCTCGCCGTTCGTCGACTATGCGAACGTGCAGAGCTGCCTCTCGTCGCAGTCCGGCCCCACAGGCCTCTACGAGCTCGTCAACCTGTTCAGCGGTGGCGCGCTCCTTCAACTCTCCGTCTTTGCGCTGGGCATCATGCCGTACATCACGGCCTCGATCATCGTGCAGTTGCTGCGCGTGGTCATCCCCCACTTCGACACCCTCTACAAGGAGGGCCAGTCCGGCCAGGCCAAGCTGACGCAGTACACGCGTTACCTCACGATCGGCCTCGGCGTTCTGCAGTCGACGACACTCGTCACGGTCGCCCGCAGCGGCACCCTCTTCGGGTCCAACGGCTCGGCTGACTGCTCGGCGCTCATCACCAACGACGCCTGGTACGCCATCCTGCTGATGGTCATCACGATGACCGCCGGTACCGGCCTCATCATGTGGATGGGTGAGCTCATCACCGAGCGCGGCATCGGCAACGGCATGTCGCTCCTCATCTTCATCTCGATCGCCGCGACGTTCCCGACCGCTCTGTGGAGCATCGCCGTCGCCCGCTCCTTCGAGATCTTCCTGCTGGTTCTCGCGGTCGGCCTCGTCATCATGACGGCGGTCGTCTTCGTCGAGCAGTCCCAGCGCCGTGTTCCGGTGCAGTACGCGAAGCGTATGGTCGGGCGTCGCACCTACGGTGGCAACAACACCTACATCCCGATCAAGGTCAACATGGCAGGCGTGATCCCCGTGATCTTCGCCTCGTCGCTGCTGTACCTGCCCGCCCTCATCGCGCAGTTCAACCAGCCGGCGAACGGTGACCTGCCGGCCCCGTGGGTGCAGTGGGTGCAGGACAACCTGACCTCGGGCGACAACCCGCTCTACATGGCCGTGTACTTCGTGCTCATCATCGGGTTCACGTACTTCTACGTCGCGATCACCTTCAACCCCGAAGAGGTCGCAGACAACATGAAGAAGTACGGCGGCTTCATCCCGGGCATCCGTGCGGGCCGCCCGACGGCGGAGTACCTCGACTACGTGCTCACCAGGGTCACGCTTCCCGGTTCGCTCTACCTCGGCATCGTGGCGCTCATCCCGCTCATCGCGCTCGCCACGGTGGGTGCCAACCAGAACTTCCCATTCGGCGGCGCCAGCATCCTGA